From a single Parambassis ranga chromosome 2, fParRan2.1, whole genome shotgun sequence genomic region:
- the orc4 gene encoding origin recognition complex subunit 4: protein MSKRKVKDAPLPLGDCLTEAQQVLRERFCRQQLPDRPEGVEAQHKHLLELLKRTAVHGESNSVLIVGPRGAGKTMLLQCVLRDLLEETEVQKNLLQVHLNGLLQTDDRVALKEITRQLHLENVVGDKVFGSFAENLAFLLEALKKGDRSSSRPVLFILEEFDLFAHHKNQTLLYNLFDVSQSAQAPIAVVGITCRLDVLELLEKRVKSRFSHRQIHLLSSLTFTQYLQRARTQLSLPDNFPDSKFAQEWNEDVTTLCEDKSVEEVLQRHFHSSKDFRSLHMLLMLCLSRVSVAKPTIKPADLLDASRLCLADAKANMLHGLSILELCLIIAMKHLNDVYEGEPFNLQMVHNEFKKFLQRKSNSMYNFDQPVIMKAFEHLQQLELIRPADSSAAKTQREYQLMRLMLDHSQIMEALQKYPQCPTDVKQWAMSAFG from the exons ATGAGTAAGAGGAAGGTGAAGgatgctcctcttcctcttgggGACTGCCTCACAGAG gCTCAACAGGTTTTGAGGGAGCGGTTTTGCCGTCAGCAGCTCCCCGACAGGCCAGAGGGAGTGGAAGCTCAACACAA GCACCTCCTGGAGCTGCTGAAGCGGACAGCTGTCCACGGGGAGAGTAACTCGGTGCTAATCGTTGGCCCCAGAggagcagggaagacaatg ctgctgcagtgtgtgctgaGAGACCTGCTGGAGGAGACAGAAGTGCAGAAGAACCTTTTACAGGTTCATCTTAATG GGCTCCTGCAGACTGATGACAGAGTAGCACTGAAAGAAATAACCAGGCAGCTGCACCTGGAGAACGTCGTAGGCGACAAAGTGTTT GGAAGCTTTGCAGAAAATCTGGCGTTTCTTCTTGAGGCCTTGAAAAAAg GTGATCGCAGCAGCAGCCGCCCGGTGTTGTTCATCCTGGAGGAGTTCGACCTCTTCGCCCACCATAAGAACCAGACCCTGCTCTACAACCTTTTCGACGTGTCCCAGTCCGCCCAGGCGCCCATCGCTGTGGTGGGGATCACCTGCCGACTG GATGttctggagctgctggagaagcGCGTGAAATCGCGGTTTTCCCACCGTCAGATCCACCTGCTGAGCAGCCTCACATTCACTCAGTACCTGCAGCGCGCCAGAACGCAGCTCAGCTTACCGGACAATTTCCCTGATAGCAAATTTGCTCAGGAGTGGAATGAAGATGTGACG ACTCTGTGTGAGGACAAATCCGTGGAGGAGGTTTtacagagacactttcactCCAGCAAAGACTTCCGCTCTCTGCATATGCTGCTG ATGTTGTGTCTGAGTCGCGTCTCTGTGGCCAAACCGACCATCAAACCTGCCGACCTGCTGGATGCCAGCCGCCTGTGTCTGGCAGACGCCAAGGCAAACATGCTCCACG GTCTGTCCATCCTGGAGCTGTGCCTGATCATCGCCATGAAACACCTGAACGACGTCTACGAAGGAGAGCCGTTCAATCTGCAAATGGTTCATAACG AGTTTAAGAAGTTTCTGCAGAGGAAGTCAAACTCCATGTACAACTTTGACCAGCCTGTCATCATGAAG GCCTTCGagcacctgcagcagctggagctgatCCGGCCGGCCGACAGCTCCGCGGCCAAAACTCAGAGGGAGTACCAGCTGATGAGACTCATGCTAGACCACAGTCAGATCATGGAGGCCCTGCAGAAGTACCCACAATGCCCCACTGATGTGAAGCAGTGGGCCATGTCGGCGTTTGGCTAG
- the mbd5 gene encoding methyl-CpG-binding domain protein 5, which translates to MNGGKDCEAGDERQAVPVQVPIGWQRKGERGGGVVYISPSGSVLSSLEQVKTYLLTDGTCKCGLECPLILHKVFNFDPGAAVKQRTAEDVKADEDVTKLCIHKRKLLAVATLHKSMETHPPLTLTSPGGGTSSVVSVHSTTQQAIRTKPHDSLPNAVGPDCKNPFKMMMAAGQQQQRLYPPQEMGGAQQAELYSGYPRPQRLGSGEPGPKSPYRAGYGGMLSPPPSSVKLYGDGAQSPSADTIGSPEGFPRTNPCGFPGVGSPGSASIHGNTRTPLSPSSVMLHGSPAGQPSCAMTGRTSTPLSPTATAKSPVMNMNMPRGNFPPGMDIPRAAFHHKTQPPVHPVPPPPSCALQKRQLTSEKDPLGILDPIPSKPVSQPPSNAPNPSNFQPNIHSQVPMMNVNIPPPAIVPLPSNLPLPTVKPGPVGHGGHIQRTQQGGPVSSMSPSPVTSPVHMAGPVHGRMEASPHRSRSSSTSSDHGNFAMPSGHQAPCGTMKVPPRSPRSAMGSPRPAMPSSPSTNKTDPLHQYKDSQLLPGMGNSIGTQQHSNPMYSPTSSSSSSSSLAPPSASQKGTHPGLLGMPLNQILNQQNAASFPASSLLSAAAKAQLANQNKLSAVGNTAAGMAGGGVGMSGMGAGGGGSGGSGGHPGSMGGPRGMEGHSTLNPMLPPNSTMLLNTSEGQSGRAALRDKLMAQQRDPMRKRKQSSGSAAVNHDNSNNMVYSMLNKQGMGGPHMPGPSATEHLRKVGRLGNLHPNTSMAQLLQSMSSQSSHNLAGNSHRPGLSPGPGPGAQGAAPLHYNDSTGMVPGGPQQNLLVQQRLRGPGETLQHCQNMDTSGGHLGPRPGQFPDMMAQMQASSMSNCGPMGPGGGPVLPDGMPLGRPNTNPPPLSHPGPHPSQLHSMGRTNMVMPHGGGDGGCTQTIPDTGNPSSLGCGMAALQPHVNTGGGQMYQQQVHQAMQQGVVSHPAYQGQQHFSDNSPYTDSSNNNPGSMACLYQNYQQGMLPHPQFGEEQQSQVEGLPAGGPGSDRGPGGGPESVDAIYRAVVDAASKGVHVTITTTVSGTTQASPVPALSAMSAFTASIGEPVNLPQAVSAVLHGHQEGEPLPQQARARQVRLGRGQKNMDPGKSTPDGPEASDNFRSPGRGTPRGQWDGETQHGGGFDAHSNNSAWGGEEFLECSTQVRSSPCMERPVSLAPAPPCPAEASGDHGVVMAHDKAFLDEGYRFNNCSRTPANYKERLEQTVERCAHMNGATPHFNSRAYGEVLGPPRQELTGDDQSPSSSTSLEGPLATAKDYSHYNGHFNGMAPSPSDTKSLSSEEDLRQPDSPSSELLHYRSRTFNMGELVWGQLKGFPPWPAKLAGDEQVHNAAMQLREQAKVEPEKLKTLTHDLEVLDRAAKRGLKPGKLNNHLEAAIHEAMSELDKMSGTIPSRDRQVKPKRRKISR; encoded by the exons ATGAATGGCGGAAAGGACTGTGAGGCGGGAGATGAGAGGCAGGCCGTCCCTGTCCAGGTCCCCATTGGCTGGCAGCGCAAGGGGGAGCGCGGCGGCGGGGTCGTGTACATAAG tCCCAGTGGCTCGGTGCTGTCCAGCTTGGAGCAGGTGAAGACCTACCTGCTGACAGATGGAACCTGCAAATGTGGCCTGGAGTGCCCGCTCATCCTCCACAAG GTGTTCAACTTCGACCCAGGGGCAGCTGTCAAGCAGAGGACAGCGGAGGACGTGAAGGCAGATGAAGACGTCACCAAACTCTGCATTCACAAGAGGAAGCTTCTGGCCGTGGCCACGCTGCACAAGAGCATGGAGACACACCCCCCTCTGACGCTGACCAGTCCAGGAGGAG GTACGTCGTCTGTGGTTTCTGTGCATTCCACGACTCAACAAGCAATAAGGACTAAACCCCACGACAGCCTGCCCAATGCTGTCGGCCCCGACTGCAAAAATCCTTTCAAGATGATGATGGCggcaggacagcagcagcagaggctgtaTCCACCCCAGGAGATGGGCGGAGCCCAGCAGGCGGAGCTCTACTCTGGGTATCCCAGGCCCCAGAGGCTAGGCAGTGGGGAGCCAGGACCCAAATCGCCTTATCGGGCGGGGTACGGAGGCATGCTGAGCCCACCTCCTTCCAGTGTTAAGCTGTATGGAGACGGGGCACAGTCTCCCAGCGCAGACACTATTGGTAGCCCCGAGGGCTTTCCACGGACCAATCCTTGTGGTTTTCCAGGAGTCGGCAGTCCCGGCTCAGCCTCCATCCACGGGAACACGAGGACGCCTCTTTCCCCATCCAGTGTGATGCTCCACGGCTCCCCAGCGGGCCAGCCATCCTGCGCCATGACAGGGAGGACTAGCACACCCCTCTCCCCGACGGCCACTGCCAAAAGCCCTgtcatgaacatgaacatgCCACGGGGGAACTTTCCCCCTGGTATGGATATTCCCCGTGCAGCATTTCACCATAAAACACAGCCCCCTGTGCACCCTGTACCGCCCCCGCCATCCTGTGCCCTTCAGAAAAGGCAGTTAACGTCTGAAAAGGACCCCTTAGGTATCCTAGACCCCATCCCCAGCAAACCAGTCAGCCAGCCCCCCAGCAATGCCCCAAACCCCTCCAACTTCCAGCCTAACATCCACTCTCAGGTACCAATGATGAATGTAAACATACCCCCTCCCGCCATCGTTCCCTTGCCAAGCAACTTACCTTTACCCACAGTGAAGCCTGGGCCCGTGGGGCATGGTGGCCACATTCAAAGGACTCAACAGGGTGGTCCGGTTTCCTCCATGTCCCCCTCCCCTGTCACTTCCCCTGTCCACATGGCTGGACCTGTTCATGGGAGGATGGAGGCCTCCCCTCATCGCTCACGCTCATCCTCCACGTCCTCTGACCACGGGAACTTTGCAATGCCCTCGGGGCACCAGGCACCGTGCGGCACCATGAAGGTTCCTCCTCGCTCTCCGAGATCGGCCATGGGGTCGCCCAGGCCCGCCATGCCCTCCAGCCCTTCCACCAACAAAACTGACCCACTCCACCAGTACAAAGACTCCCAGCTGCTGCCTGGAATGGGAAACTCTATTGGGACCCAGCAGCACAGCAACCCCATGTACTCGCCCACCTCTTCTTCATCGTCGTCATCTTCTCTGGCACCCCCCAGCGCTTCCCAGAAGGGGACGCACCCAGGACTCCTGGGAATGCCCCTCAACCAGATCCTCAACCAACAGAACGCCGCCTCCTTCCCAGCCAGCAGTCTCCTGTCAGCCGCAGCCAAAGCACAGCTAGCAAATCAAAACAAACTCAGCGCTGTTGGCAACACCGCTGCTGGCATGGCCGGTGGTGGTGTTGGTATGTCAGGCATGGGGGCAGGGGGCGGGGGTAGCGGAGGGAGTGGCGGGCACCCTGGCTCTATGGGCGGCCCTCGAGGCATGGAGGGACACAGCACTTTAAACCCCATGCTCCCGCCAAACTCCACCATGCTGCTCAACACTTCTGAGGGCCAGAGCGGCCGGGCGGCTCTCAGAGACAAGCTGATGGCCCAGCAGAGGGACCCCATGCGCAAGCGGAAGCAGTCGTCCGGAAGCGCTGCTGTAAACCacgacaacagcaacaacatggTCTACAGCATGCTCAACAAACAGGGCATGGGAGGGCCCCACATGCCGGGGCCCAGTGCCACCGAGCATCTACGAAAAGTAGGCCGACTCGGAAACCTCCACCCAAACACCTCCATGGCTCAGCTCCTCCAGTCCATGAGCAGCCAGAGTTCCCACAACCTGGCCGGGAACAGCCATCGTCCAGGGCTTAGCCCCGGCCCGGGGCCTGGTGCTCAAGGAGCTGCACCGCTGCACTACAACGACAGCACGGGCATGGTTCCTGGGGGCCCTCAGCAGAACCTCCTCGTCCAGCAGAGGCTGCGGGGCCCCGGAGAAACCTTGCAGCACTGCCAGAACATGGACACCTCTGGGGGCCACCTGGGCCCTCGTCCAGGCCAGTTCCCGGACATGATGGCTCAGATGCAGGCCTCCTCCATGAGTAACTGCGGGCCTATGGGGCCCGGCGGCGGGCCAGTGTTACCTGACGGGATGCCACTGGGACGCCCCAACACAAACCCCCCACCTCTGTCCCATCCCGGCCCTCAcccctcacagctgcacagcatGGGGCGGACTAACATGGTGATGCCACATGGAGGCGGTGACGGCGGCTGCACGCAGACCATCCCTGATACAG gaaaCCCTTCGTCGCTCGGCTGCGGTATGGCCGCCCTGCAGCCGCACGTCAACACAGGCGGAGGTCAGATGTACCAGCAGCAGGTCCACCAGGCCATGCAGCAAGGGGTGGTCTCGCACCCGGCCTACCAGGGGCAGCAGCACTTCTCTGACAACTCGCcctacacagacagcagcaacaacaaccctGGCTCCATGGCCTGCCTCTACCAGAACTACCAG CAGGGGATGTTACCACACCCACAGtttggggaggagcagcagtcCCAGGTTGAGGGCCTTCCAGCGGGTGGACCGGGCTCTGACAGGGGCCCCGGTGGAGGCCCGGAGTCAGTGGATGCCATCTACAGAGCCGTGGTAGACGCTGCCAGTAAGGGCGTGCACGTCACCATCACCACTACAGTGAGCGGGACCACGCAGGCCAGTCCGGTGCCTGCCCTCAGTGCCATGAGTGCCTTCACTGCCTCCATAGGGGAACCCGTCAACCTCCCCCAAGCAGTCAGTGCAGTTCTGCACGGGCACCAGGAGGGGGAGCCGTTACCCCAGCAAGCCAGAGCGAGGCAGGTGAGGCTGGGACGGGGACAGAAGAACATGGATCCAGGGAAGAGCACTCCGGATGGGCCAGAGGCCAGCGACAACTTCCGCTCTCCTGGTCGTGGGACTCCCAGGGGGCAGTGGGACGGGGAGACGCAGCACGGCGGAGGCTTCGACgctcacagcaacaacagcGCCTGGGGCGGCGAGGAGTTTCTGGAGTGCTCAACCCAGGTAAGGAGTAGTCCCTGCATGGAGAGACCCGTCAGCCTGGCCCCGGCCCCACCCTGCCCGGCCGAGGCATCCGGCGACCACGGCGTTGTGATGGCCCACGACAAAGCCTTTCTCGACGAAGGCTATCGGTTCAACAACTGCAGCCGGACGCCCGCCAACTACAAGGAGCGCCTGGAGCAGACGGTGGAGCGCTGCGCCCACATGAACGGCGCAACCCCTCACTTCAACAGTCGGGCATACGGAGAAGTCCTGGGCCCACCGCGTCAGGAGCTGACGGGGGATGACCAGTCGCCCAGCTCCTCCACGAGCCTGGAGGGGCCGCTGGCCACAGCCAAAGACTACAGTCACTACAACGGCCACTTCAACGGCATGGCGCCCAGCCCCTCGGACACAAAGAGCCTGAGCAGCGAGGAGGACCTGCGGCAGCCGGACTCCCCCTCGTCAGAGCTGCTTCACTACCGATCCAGGACCTTCAACATGGGGGAGCTGGTCTGGGGCCAGTTAAAGGGCTTCCCTCCCTGGCCGGCGAAGCTAGCCGGGGACGAACAAGTGCACAACGCTGCTATGCAGCTACGGGAGCAGGCCAAG gtggagccGGAAAAGCTAAAAACACTAACTCACGACTTGGAGGTGCTCGACCGAGCCGCCAAAAGAGGCCTGAA ACCGGGGAAACTGAATAATCACTTGGAAGCTGCTATCCACGAGGCCATGAGCGAGCTGGATAAGATGTCGGGCACA ATCCCGTCCAGGGATCGCCAGGTGAAGCCCAAAAGGAGGAAGATATCCAGATAA